Genomic DNA from Leptotrichia wadei:
ATTGGGACTAGATATTTATGCAATTGGAGAACATCATCGTCCTGACTTTGCTGTATCAGCTCCAGAAATAGTACTTGCCGCAGGAGCAGTCAACACAAAGCACATAAAACTTTCAAGTGCCACAACAAATATTTCCTCCAACGATCCGATAAGAGTTTTTCAAAACTTTGCAACAATAGACGCCATCTCAAACGGACGTGCTGAAATTATGCTTGGAAGAGGCTCTTTTACAGAATCATTCCCGTTATTTGGCTATAATCTTGAGGATTATGAAGAATTATTTGAAGAAAAAAAGGAAATGCTCCTTGAAATAAACGAAAATGAAATTTTGAACTGGAAAGGTGAAAAATTTACCCACGATGTTGATAATAAAGGTGTTTACCCACGCCCTGTCAATGAAAAACTGCCAATTTGGATAGCAACTGGCGGAAGCATAGATTCCACATTAAAAATCGCCGAAAGGGGACTTCCTATTGTATATGCAATTATCGGAGGAAATCCATTGGCATTCAAAAAATTAATCGAACTTTACAGAGCATTCGGAAAGGAAATCGGTCATAGTTCTGAAAAATTAAAAGTTGCAGCACATTCTTGGGGATTTGTGTGGGATACAACTGAAGAAGCCATAGAAAAATATTTCTGGCCTACAAAAACTCTTGTGGATCAAATCTCAAAGGAACGTCCACATTGGATTCCGTTAAGCAAGGAAAGATACCTAAATTCAGTAGGCCCTGACGGAGCAATGTTCGTAGGCTCTCCAGAAGATGTTGCAAATAAAATGATTAAAGTAATTGAAGAGCTGGGATTAAACAGATTTATGCTACATTTGCCTGTTGGTTCAATGCCTCACGAAGAAGTTCTGAAATCAATAAAACTTTATGGAGAAAAAGTTGTTCCGATTGTTAGGAAATATTTTGAGAAAAAAGAAAAATAATAAAATATATTTAAAAGCCTTCTGGAGAAAAATTTTCAGAAGGTTTTTTTAAACAATTCCCTTACTCTCAAATTATTTTTTCTACCTTTTAAAATCCATGAAATTGTGGCTTGAAAAAAATACAGGCTTTTTAACCAGTTTGGATTTACATAAATATCCTCATCACTTTTTAAAGTTAGAATATTAGCAGAAAATTTATCTAACACTTTACCTAAATTTTTTAGCGGTCCTCGCCCCAATGGATATTTTTTCAAATGTGGCAACAATTCCCCTGCACCTACACCAATTCCTTGTCCCCAGTCTGCCTTAATTTTCTCACACCAATTTTTCATCTGCAAAATTGGCAACCGATTTTGCTTACCTTCATAAAATCCATTATTCACTATGCAATAAATTTTAGTTCCAGATTTTATAACTTTTTCTCTTTCAAATTCTACAAGTAATTTTAACAAATTGGATGGAATCCCATCAACATACAAGGGAAAGAGAAATATTAAAATATCGCTACTATGAATTTCATTTTTAATTTTATTATCTAATCTAACAGAAATTGAATAATATTTTTTTATTTCATTTTCCTTAAGCAAGGATAAAATATAATTTCCTAATATTTCAGAATTACTTTTGCCTGCTTTTGGACTTCCGTTTATTATACTAATTTTCATATCTATTCTCCTAATCTTCTAAAAATGAAACTTTAAAAGTTTTCACATCTAAATTTACGCTATTAGCCTTTACTATTTCTTTAGCGGCTGTCTTTTCATTTGGCAACAAATGTTCCCCATAAAATATACATTTAAGTCAAATTTTGTTTTATTTCGTGTAATATGATGCATCTCTTTATTTTTGAATTTAAAAAATGGTAATAAATATGGAATTGTCCTATCTAGCACATTTTTTACAAATGGACTGTAAGAACCATAGACACATTGACTTATAATCACAACTTTATCTGCTTTTGAATATAATTTTGCTAAACTTTCATATCCATCCCTAATTTTACACTTCCCTGGGGTTTTAATCCAGCATTCAAAACAACCCATACAGCTTTTAATCCTACCGCTGTCACAAATTATAGATACATCTTCATCAACTATTATTTTCTTTTGATTTATGCTGTCTTTTATTTTATCCGTAATTTTTTCCTTTTTTTCAATTTTCCACTTTAAATTTTCCAATTTTTCATCGTCTAAATCGTGTATAATTAATTCCATATTTCTCACCTTCCATAAATATATTAAAATCTATCTAAAATTTAACTGCTAAATATTAACAATTTAAGTTTCAAAATCGTACAATAACCAGCAACTTTCAATTCTATGATAAAACTGTCTTAAAATAAAACTCAAACGCATAACTATTTTACTAAAATCTTAAATTTATATAATTTTTAATAGTTTTATTTAAAATGGATTCGAATATATTTTAAGATTACTTCGCTATACAAACTGATTTTATTATTTCCTCTATTTTTTCTTCCCAGCTTTCAGAATACTTTATATCATTTGTAATCATTATTGTTGTCAATCCTTGTACCAACGCCCACATTGCTATAATTTTATCTTGCATAGCCTGATTTGGCACTCCCATTTTTTCAAGTATTTTAATTGCCTCCATTTTTAATATGCTAAAAGCTTTTTCATTATTATTTTCTATTTTTGAAAACTTTGAGAATAAATCTATTTTCATATTTTTTCTTGAAACCATAAAATGATAGTATCTGTGATTTCCACAAAAAAACATAACGTACGTTTTTCCTAATTTTACCAACAAATCCTCTTGATTTTCATATTTTTTCCTCGTTCTATCAAGTTCCGCCGCCAATATTCCCCATATATAATCGCTCATTGCGTAAAGCAAATCGCTTTTTTTCTTAAAGTATGTATATGGTGCCGCATTACTTACTCCGCACATTTTAGCTACTTTTCTTAAAGATAATTTTTCTTCTCCTTCTTCATTTATCACCTCTATCCCTTTTTCAATCAATTCTTCCCGTAAATTCCCATGATGGTAACTTTTTTTAATTTTTTCCATATTTAAATTCCCCCTAACTTTCATTATCTTATCACTGTAAAGATTATACACCCAAATCTTTACACTGTCAAGTTTGTTTTAAAATTTTATTACTTCTTTTTACCTGGGCTTAGTACAAATAAATATTTTTATAAAATTTATTGGATAAAAAATTATTTTAAAAACTCAAATTATATGCAATATAGAAAAAAATAACCGCTGTCTTTTACAACAACGATTATTTGAAAATATAGCTTTGTTTTTTTATAATTTCTATTTTTCAGTCTAATAGCAAATTGTATTCTATTTCTTTAATATATTTCTCTAAACTCTTCATCCCATTTAAATATTTCTTCTAAAATATTCGTCTATTTTAATGTATCTATAAGAAATCATAACCTCAACAGAAAATTTATTTTTTCATCAATATGGCTGATACTTTTTTTATATGTCGGTATTTAATTTCTTTTATTTTTCCTTCTTCTAACAATTATAAAATTAATATTTTAAATTCATCTATTTACTTTTTCCATCTCTTGTTCATCATCAAATTACTTTTCTTAAACTATGTTTTAACAAATAGAAAACAAGTTTTCAAATTATTTGTCCAAGATTTTGGGTACACTCCAATTCTATTTATCTATATCATATTCAGTTACTATCTCTTTATTTAAATCAGGCTGGGTTTCTAAAAAATTTATCCATCCAATCAACGTTTCATAAAAGCATTCAAACGGAATTATATCATAATCTCCGTATTTTTCATAATCATATAAAAAATAAAGTAAAACACCTTCTTTTCTTATTTCTGCTCCAAACCCTTCCCCCATTTCTAAAAAGAAGTTTTCTGATACTCCTGACTTAATTTTCTCCACTTCTTCTATGCATTTTTTTAATGGGGGAATTATTGAAAAATAGCTATCATATCCACCATCAAAAAGCACATTGTATAAGTAATTTTTATAATTAAAATTTAATTGTATTTTTTTTTCTCCAAAAAAATATTTTACAGATTCTTTTAAATATCCTGAATAGTCTCCTATAAAGAATGAAGCTATCACAGGCACTACAGTTTTGTTATCTTCCCATCCTCCTATTTCCCAATTAAATTTAATTCTTATTTTTCTGTTCAATTTTAATTGCCTCCTTATTTATCTTTTGGGGTATGCTGTTGCATTTGGATTTCTGTTTGTAGGTTCATATCCTCTTACTTCAATACCACTTGGGGTTATTCCTTTCCACATTAAAGACCCTTGGTTATTATTATATAAAATTCTATTCTGATATGCACTATCAAATTCATACTTAACTATATCACAATTTTCAATATTTTATGTTAAAGCAGACTCAGGTTATTAGTAAAGCTGTTTTGCATTCTGTGAAACATTAGATTATTTTTCTAAAATATTTTAAAATATCTTGACGATTTGAGGATGTTATTTTTAATATATTTGTCTATTCAATAAAGTTCTTATTTGGTAAATTTTCAAATCCCCTTCAGAAACTTCT
This window encodes:
- a CDS encoding LLM class flavin-dependent oxidoreductase, with the translated sequence MLELGISSFGETTPLEGSKKVISHDERIRNMIEEIELADKLGLDIYAIGEHHRPDFAVSAPEIVLAAGAVNTKHIKLSSATTNISSNDPIRVFQNFATIDAISNGRAEIMLGRGSFTESFPLFGYNLEDYEELFEEKKEMLLEINENEILNWKGEKFTHDVDNKGVYPRPVNEKLPIWIATGGSIDSTLKIAERGLPIVYAIIGGNPLAFKKLIELYRAFGKEIGHSSEKLKVAAHSWGFVWDTTEEAIEKYFWPTKTLVDQISKERPHWIPLSKERYLNSVGPDGAMFVGSPEDVANKMIKVIEELGLNRFMLHLPVGSMPHEEVLKSIKLYGEKVVPIVRKYFEKKEK
- a CDS encoding TetR/AcrR family transcriptional regulator, whose amino-acid sequence is MEKIKKSYHHGNLREELIEKGIEVINEEGEEKLSLRKVAKMCGVSNAAPYTYFKKKSDLLYAMSDYIWGILAAELDRTRKKYENQEDLLVKLGKTYVMFFCGNHRYYHFMVSRKNMKIDLFSKFSKIENNNEKAFSILKMEAIKILEKMGVPNQAMQDKIIAMWALVQGLTTIMITNDIKYSESWEEKIEEIIKSVCIAK